The region TCCCCAGATGATGCTGCAGTGTGATTTTCagctctttctttattttctttttgtctctctcagCCACTTTGCTTTTAGTTCTACAttacttgttttgtttatagGAAAAAAATAGACAAGATAAGCTGAGTTATCTATTTATTAACAGGAAGTctacatatttattttgggaAGTACAAATGCCGTTTGCAAATGAAAGCAAAACCACTTCCTCTGCCTTCAGTCCTCAAAACCTGATGTTCCAGTCTGTCATATGATAAACCttacaagaggaggaggaacttGGTTTGAACTCTTCAGTTGTGCTAACCTGTTCACACAAAGATATCATGAGGGCAGCAGTAACCCTCCTGGCTCTCTCGCTCCTTCACGTCTGCTCTTCAGTCCCAGTCAGCCGGCCAACCAACTGGCTCAGACAATGTCGAGCCTCCGCCAACATCTCCATCACCGCACTGGAGGTGCTGCCAGGTGGGGGCTGGGACAACCTCCGTAACATGGACGTGGGACGAGTCATGAACCTGAGCTACTTCGAGTGCCAGACCACTGAAGACGGGCTCTACCTCATCCCAGACGAGGTGTTCGTCATCCCCCACAAGGAAACAGGCGTGGAGACAAACTCGGAGATAATCAGCTCCTGGCTGGAGCAGACAAGCTCGACATCTAACTCCATAAATGCTGACGTATCATTTCTCAAGATGCTTAATGGGAAATTTTCTGTAGAGAACCAAAGAATGAAAACCCATCAGGtcaaagactcttcaactacaGCCAGAGTGCAAGTAAGTAATATTTTCCATTGTCTGGAAGAAAATAGTTGTTGCAGTGATTCTGGATTAACAGATTGACTATGTATAAAAATCCTCCATGTGCTACTCAATAATTTGCTTGATAGAGATGTTGAATTCACTTATACATCTTATCTGTTTACTGGTCTTTATAATGGAGCCATGGTACATTTAAACAATGCTCTAAATATCCCATATGAATGGACATATTATaaaccttttccaccttttcaaacagtcccctgtggtctaaatgaaacatctgtgctgttctttggtcaaaatataaaatgaatcaagcaccagaggacgTTTGTGACCCCTTATAAACAAGCTCTCTCAGAaagctccattttggtgtgtgtgtctctttaaatgcaatgagccacccctgagttttcccggtagacatcactcctctgtagcgataaataaaaatggcagacctgtgcaaaagttttgttctaggctgtgggtggagtccatgggtggagatatcagagAAGGGGAttgttttttaccagaatccaacttgtgacatcacaagttgagcaaatttgaaacggagcatttctctgtgttgtaagacttatgcagaccacaaacaaaggactggatgggtttatttcacattttgtgggtcagtagacactcaggctacccaaatatatgttaaaaaacactgcaaatgCAGATTTTTCATAATGTGTCCCTTTAAggatttttaaattgattttataGATGTCAccttaaaaagacaataaagacatttaagaATATTAATGAGCTAAATTCAGTATGGCAGATgataaaaagacaaactaaACAAACCTCTACATAATGATTTCCTATCTTTTTTCAAAGGTTCGTAACTTGATCTACACAGTAAAGGCGTATCCGGACTTTACTCTGGACACTCGCTTTGCTCAACAAGCCAAAGCGATAGCCGATGCCATTGAgaacaaccaaacaaaaaatGCAGACTATCTCTCAGAGAAGATGGTGTTAGACTATGGAACCCATGTTATCACAAGTGTTGATGCCGGGGCTACTTTGGTGGAGGAGGACTACCTCCGCTCCTCGTATGTGTCTGACAGTTCTTCAGACAGTTCTACCATCAAAGCACAGGCAGGGTTTAACTTCTTTGACAAACTCAAGTTTGACATAAGCAGTCAAAGCACCCAACAGAGCTCATCACTTCAGAAATATCAGTCCAATATTACGTACTCTCTTATCCAAAGCCATGGTGGCACACCTTTTTATCCTGGCATCACTCTGCAGAAGTGGCAGGAAAGTACCCGAAACAACCTGGTTGCTATTGATAGGTCTGGATTTCCCCTGCACTacttcataaacacaaacaccattCCTGATCTGCCACAGCCTACTATTGTCAAAGTGGCTTCCAAAGTGAGTCAGGCTATAGATCGATACTATAAGGTCAACACGAGGCCTGGATGTGTTGACATCAACTCCAAGAACTTCAACTTCCAGGCTAATATCGATGATTCGTCCTGCGAGGGCCCCGCTACAAACCTCAGCTTTGGCGGCGTCTACCAAGAGTGTGTTCAAATGAGCTCAAACGCAGGTCCACTATGTGACGCACTGGCCCAGAAAAACTTAGAaacaggtgaattctcctgccGTTCTCCTTACATCTCCACTTTACTGAGATCAGAAGTGAGACAGCAGGGTTACACTTCATATGACTGCTACGACCAACGTTATCGGTGTGGGTTTTTAGGGCTTCACCATTGCCATCGTCAAGTGTGTCAGGACAACTACCACGTCCGCACTGCCCGCATTGACACATACTGGTGCTCTGTAAACGGAACAGCTCCAGACAACTCAGGGTATCTGTTTGGAGGAATTTATAGCCCCTCTCTCCTAAACCGCCTCACCAATGCAAAAAGCTGCCCACAAAACTTCATTCCAGTTAAATTTCTCTCTGATGGACAAATGATCTGTGTGAGCAAGGACTATGAGACTGGCACCAGATTCTCAGTACCATTCGGAGGCCTCTTTAGTTGTCAGTCAGGCAACCCAATATCTGGTTCCCAACATCGTTGCCCTCCCAAGTTCAGTCAGCATCTTGCTTCAGTGAGTGATGGCTGTGAAATCCTTTATTGTGTCCAGTCAGGGCTGTTCACAGGTGGACAGCTGCTTCCTATCCACCTGCCTCCTTTCAGCAAACCTGCACTTGTCAGCATGCAAGCCACGAACACAGTAATGGTGATGACCGAAGGAGATACGAGCTGGGTTAGAGTAGGAGAGACCAAGGCGTGGAAAGTGGCCAGCCCACAAGAAATCAAGAAAATCATGGAAAAGGTTAACCCAGAACTGTATGAGATGTCTAGTGGAGAGAAGACCGGAGTAGCATTTGGGGTGATTGGTATGATGGTGTTGGTGGCAGTGGTGGTAGTCCTggtgaagagaaggaagaggctGTCTGGGTTTAGGAGAGCTAGAGAATATGTGAGTATAGATGGAGAGGCTAACCAGGGGGAGGCAGAGAGCCTGATACAGCAGGATGAGGCtcaataaaagaaaagctgTTTAGAGGCTTTGAATCCAGAGATGTTTCTTTTACTTTACCTTTCGAATCATTGAATGTTGGAGTGGATTACGTTCATGTTCTGTATCTGAGGGCTCCTTGCTTAAATATGATTGACACTGCAAtacaatctttttttgttttaaccaacCAGTTATTAAAATGTTCACAGTTAGGGAAAGACATTCTTTTCTGATAGCCTAATATGCACTTTTTTGTTCATTATGAgtcatatttgtctttattagtcccgtaacagaaatcatttgaTGTCCCAATAAGTCTCATAACACAAAGCAGAGGGCCATAGTGAACCAACACTGCCCTCATGAGGCTGAGATGCACAGTGTCATGTAATAGATAATTTGTATTCACTTATTCAAAACTTGAATGCGATGCTTGACACTTTCACCAATATATagatatcattttttttgttcaagcaTTAACgttgtgatatatatataaataagcATAAGTTTATATTTTGTGTCTTGCTTCTAAAATTGAATAGAATTTTAATTGTATGTTGACTTAACTCTTCTGATGGCACTTAACTTTTAATAAAGTCTTATAAACCAATGTGATCGAtcaatgtctgtttttcttccacaatgcattcattcatttaatacCTGTTCacgtaaaaatgtaaatgtctgaaACTCACCATAGTACTGTAGTGCTCACTTAGAGTGACAgatctgatgtgtgttttacaaTCTAACATGCTTATTTAATGTAGTTTAATCTTTAAACTAGACGTATCTAGTTCTATATTTTAACTAAATAATCTATGTCAACACTGCAGAATTGAGGATTATAGAAAATGCAAAAGTGTCAGCTGAAGTAAATTGATTCGTAAGCATGAATTAGTCTGTAAATGTGGCACCAAAGCACACATTGGCTCTtgacataaaatgtaaattctgggtTAAAATACAAATCTCTTTCTGTCCCGTGTTGAACCAATCCTTTTGCACACAGAGAGCAAATAGACATTTTTATCCTCCCTGTCCACACTGAGAAAACCACCAACGTTCCTCCTACGTCCATAAATAGACAATGGCAAGGCTGACCTCATGGTTTTGGTGAGGTTATCAGTACACAGACAGGTTGGCTCAGACATTATatagacacacaacacacacacggtcgctccaaaagaaacacacacatgtactgtgcactcacatacatatacacaaagGCAATTCCCGTAAAGGGAGCTCTTACTAATTTTATCTCGTGACTGTACAAGAGTCTCCCTCCCCCACATATGCACGTTCAAACACAACCATattcaaacatacacacagctgtgagGGATTCATAAAGCTGGgtcatgaacatgaaaacaaacccaGTCATGCTGAGGAAATTGTTTTGGCCttaggggagagagagagagagagagagagtgaggaagagggaaagagagacagatgcATAGTCCTCTAGCAGGGAAACTCCCTGTTTGGtctttttcaaaaagcagaCGACGGACAAAAGAGTGCACCCAGCAGGCATTCAGCGCAGCCCGAAAACACAAGGTCGCTCGGCCGTGGTTTTATTTTGAGCAGGACCAGGACATTGCAGTTCATCATTTATAATGCTTTGCCATCGGTGGGGTTAGTGAAGAAAGAAGAGGCACAACGACTGCATCTTTCTCAGCTGTTGAAATTAGGTGACACATTTTAGTATTTCAGGAGGCAAAGGAAGCTACAGCCTGAAAACTCCTGGAGGCGATCAAAGAAGACAATTTGAAGGAGATAAAATATTGTCTTAGGTAAGAATGCATGCTCTTTGGTTCTGTATCTGTCTGTTGTGcacgttttttaaaaagttgacaCTACTTCTGGTGCAGGATTAGTCCAGTTTCTAAAGCAGAGAGGATTAAAAGCTCATCTGCATTTACTGTGTAGCAAAAATAATACCGACAATTGTCTGTCAGAGACAACTCTTCAGCTGGATATTTGAAAATTGTATAACACTAAGAACTACAATGCACTTCCCCCTTAATTGACCATCTTATCACACACAGTATTTCAAACTACAGTTTATCATGGAATAAAGACATTGTGTACCCTTTTCTCACCCTCCATGTTTTGTACCATTTTAGGTAACGATGCAAGCTGAAGGAAACCAACAGTTCAACTCTGTCTTGTTTATATTGGCCTCACTGGTTATGCTGGAGGTCTGGAGCGCCCAGGGCTGTCGAATTGGCTCAGGGTCAGAGTGTGAGAAAGCCCTCTATGTGCCGGGCCATAACCTGGCAGGGGAGGGTTTTGATGTGGTGCGGATGCGTAGAACAGGGGCGTATGTCATAAATGTCAAAGGTGCTTTGACTGGCAACCAGACCTGTATACTGTGTCCAAACCGCTTCCAAAATGGACAGGTGAAAGCTCACTTTCCTTgttttcacaactttttttaCCATGATGTATTTTGTCCTATTTCCCTCCACTTTACTCAATCCCAAAcagttttcttaaagctcctatgGGGAACTTTCGtcttgtgttgattttggtgccCTCTATGGACAAAGTGGGTTTTTTCCCCCTGTAAATGCATAAATTGTTTTTCtattaaagaaaaaatcctattttactctcttttaaaagtaaaatgcaTCACTCAGAGAATCTTTTGtaagctgtaaaaacaggctgtttctgcagcattctTTAACCATTTCATCTGCATCTGGCACCTACCCCACGTCAGCGGATTCAGGCATGAAAAATAACAATCAAGAACTAATTAATCGTATTACTGATCGATTCTTTGGCTTTTATATGTTCTACAGAGAcgtacattttcatttcagtcgGTTTCATAACCAGcgaaaaaactcctcacaggagctttaacttttTGTCTTCTACCCTATTGTCTCCCTCTGTAGTCCAGACTTCCTTTATATattttcctcctccacctgcatcCGACAATACATCCTGCCTTTTCCCTCTTTAGATTCAGAAGCTTCCAGCAGCTGTGCTCGACTGGCGTCCCTTCAGCCGCTGCAGTAAGCAGCTCTCCAGCGCCCTTCACCACTCTGTGGACTCATTGCTGCGCAGCTCCAACTCTGTAGTTAACAACAACTGGGGCCTGGGTTTGAATTTGGACCAAATCGGGAAGGCGGTGCTTGGGGGAAGTGGCTCTGATTTGGCAAAGTTTGCTCGTTCGCAGCACAGTGTGGACAAGGCCACGTTTGCCATCCATGAAATCAGTTGCACCTACTACAGGTAAAGAGGAGCAGGGCTGGAAACGATGGAGATTTGTAGATAGTCTTTCAAATTGATGTAGAATCAATTCATAAATTAGGAGTATTATGATGAGGAAATTGGCTAATTAAGTACTGTAAGATCTGTATGAACAAACAATTGTATGAATACATTCTCTAATAAATCGTGTATTAAATGGATACTATTATGGTGAATTAATTGGCTCAAGAAACCTCAAGTCAGTTTTGAAAAGCTGGGAAAttaatttaagaaaaagctCCACAAAAGAAGCATTTTGCAATGTCAGTCACGACCTTAGGATGAACATAACTGTTAATTTTTCTTCCATGAGAGACTTGATTGTATGTTCTCACTGTGTTGTGGTTAAACTCAACATGccatttgtttatttcagctACAGGCTCGCTGACCATCCCCAGCTGAGCTCAGAGTTCACAAAGCATCTGAAGAGACTCCCACAGAGCATGAACACAAGCCAGGACAGAGCCCTCTATAGACGGCTGATAGACACCTATGGAACTCACTATATACACCAGGTCAGGCGGTTGACCCTTCCAGACTTTAACAATGAAGTACTAATGCAGaagaatgtatttttgtaaGACTGCCAAATAACTCTAAAGGTTAAGAGGTTTAGAAGGATGAGTGTTACTGACAGACCAGTCTTTAATTCATGACTTGTTCTACTCTCCTATAGGTCCATCTTGGTGGTAAGGTGAGGCGTATCACCGCATTTAGGACCTGCTTGGCCACACTAAAAGGTTTTTCTGAAAGAGAGGTTAAAAACTGCCTGAACATCGAACTCCGAATGGCTCTTGGTTTTGTCCCCGGGAACGCCTCCTATTCCAACAAATGTGACGACCTCCTGAAGGGTAACATGAGCATGGGCTTCTACCAAGGCTTCATGACCCATAAGATTGAGGTTATCGGAGGGGAGAGGTACTTTCCTGACATCCTGTACCAGCAGGACCCGTCTGAAGCGTACCACAGCTGGATGAACAGCCTCCACGACAACCCTGATGTGGTGTCTTACGCCATCTTTCCTCTTCATCAGCTGGTGGAAGACCCGCAGATCAGTGATAACCTGAGACTCACGGTGTCTCAGTATATCCGAGAGAACCAGCTGAAAGAAGACCAGGTCGGTTTGAGGAACTGCTCCCCAACGCCGAACCTGGACCACAACTGCTGTCCTCTCCGGGCAGGCAGAGGAAGTCTGCGACTGGAGATCCACAGAGCTGCAGGTCTGTGGGCCGACACCTTCACAAAAACAGACGCCTACGTGAAGATCTTCTACAACGGCATGTACGAGGAGACCGAGACGGTGATGGACAACAATGACCCAGTTTGGAATTCAACTTATGACTTTGGATCAGTGGAACTGGGTCAGGAAATGAGGTTTGAAGTCTGGGATAGAGATGTGATTTATAATGATGTGGTGGGTCGATGTGTAGTCTTCCCTGAGCGAGGAAGTCGCTCTCTAAGTTGTCAGCTGAAAAAAGGAGTTCTCTATTTCAGCTACACAATCATTTGTGATGCTCACTTGACAGGCTTTAGGTGCGGACGATACTCCCCCACTGCTGAGTAGACTTTCACAAGTGTGAGAGTAGACTTTCATGTTAGATACATAATGTTGAACTTTCAagtgttagattttttttttttttttaacgagatGTTGTAATCTTAACTGAAAACATTTGCCAAACTTTCTAATTTTCTCactcactaaaaaaaaacaacctttcagTGTTATTCCtaagaagagaaacagatgtTAACATTTTAGTA is a window of Labrus mixtus chromosome 5, fLabMix1.1, whole genome shotgun sequence DNA encoding:
- the mpeg1.1 gene encoding macrophage expressed 1, tandem duplicate 1, translating into MRAAVTLLALSLLHVCSSVPVSRPTNWLRQCRASANISITALEVLPGGGWDNLRNMDVGRVMNLSYFECQTTEDGLYLIPDEVFVIPHKETGVETNSEIISSWLEQTSSTSNSINADVSFLKMLNGKFSVENQRMKTHQVKDSSTTARVQVRNLIYTVKAYPDFTLDTRFAQQAKAIADAIENNQTKNADYLSEKMVLDYGTHVITSVDAGATLVEEDYLRSSYVSDSSSDSSTIKAQAGFNFFDKLKFDISSQSTQQSSSLQKYQSNITYSLIQSHGGTPFYPGITLQKWQESTRNNLVAIDRSGFPLHYFINTNTIPDLPQPTIVKVASKVSQAIDRYYKVNTRPGCVDINSKNFNFQANIDDSSCEGPATNLSFGGVYQECVQMSSNAGPLCDALAQKNLETGEFSCRSPYISTLLRSEVRQQGYTSYDCYDQRYRCGFLGLHHCHRQVCQDNYHVRTARIDTYWCSVNGTAPDNSGYLFGGIYSPSLLNRLTNAKSCPQNFIPVKFLSDGQMICVSKDYETGTRFSVPFGGLFSCQSGNPISGSQHRCPPKFSQHLASVSDGCEILYCVQSGLFTGGQLLPIHLPPFSKPALVSMQATNTVMVMTEGDTSWVRVGETKAWKVASPQEIKKIMEKVNPELYEMSSGEKTGVAFGVIGMMVLVAVVVVLVKRRKRLSGFRRAREYVSIDGEANQGEAESLIQQDEAQ
- the prf1.5 gene encoding perforin 1.5, giving the protein MQAEGNQQFNSVLFILASLVMLEVWSAQGCRIGSGSECEKALYVPGHNLAGEGFDVVRMRRTGAYVINVKGALTGNQTCILCPNRFQNGQIQKLPAAVLDWRPFSRCSKQLSSALHHSVDSLLRSSNSVVNNNWGLGLNLDQIGKAVLGGSGSDLAKFARSQHSVDKATFAIHEISCTYYSYRLADHPQLSSEFTKHLKRLPQSMNTSQDRALYRRLIDTYGTHYIHQVHLGGKVRRITAFRTCLATLKGFSEREVKNCLNIELRMALGFVPGNASYSNKCDDLLKGNMSMGFYQGFMTHKIEVIGGERYFPDILYQQDPSEAYHSWMNSLHDNPDVVSYAIFPLHQLVEDPQISDNLRLTVSQYIRENQLKEDQVGLRNCSPTPNLDHNCCPLRAGRGSLRLEIHRAAGLWADTFTKTDAYVKIFYNGMYEETETVMDNNDPVWNSTYDFGSVELGQEMRFEVWDRDVIYNDVVGRCVVFPERGSRSLSCQLKKGVLYFSYTIICDAHLTGFRCGRYSPTAE